The genome window GCCGAAGTCTTGCAGGTAGCGGATCGGTTGGACCGGCGATGCACGTTCCGGCCAACCGTTGCGGACGTCGTAGGGGAACTGGAGGCGATTCGAAACGAAGTGCACGCGAGGGAATTTGAATTGCGATATCGAGGCGCGAAGTTGATGCGCTCCCCGGGTGGTGAGGAGGCCATGGTTACCAAGGATCGGATAGAACGGTTGATTTGCGATGGGTGGGAGCTAGCCTAATGCAATACGTCCTTGAGTTTTTGCCCTTTCCTGAGTCGGTCAAGCAGGATCGACTGCCGCGACCGAGGGCAACTCCCAAGGAGATCAAGCAGTTTAGGTTCCGATTCGTCGTTTCGCTCTCGAACCCGGACGCGGAGCGCGTAAACCGACTGGCCATGGCGGCCCGTCTCGGCGATGCCTACGCCGCAGAGCGGTTGATGGGTATTTACCGCCCGATCGTCGTGCTGATGGCCAACCGGATTTCTGTAGCCGACCTCACGCGTCACGATGTGGTTGGCTGTGCGATGGCGGGGTTTGCCAAAGCGATACGAACGTACGACGGGCGCGGGGGTACGCCCTTCGATTTCTACGCAAAGCGGTTGGTCTCGAACGCTTTGGCCGAGGTTGTTCGCACGGCGCACCAGAAGCGCGTGGTGCCTCCAAGTCTGCGTTGTGAGTTTGATGCCGAGGTCGGGAGGGCGGCTGAGACGACTCGCGATGATCGACTCGACGAGATGCGGGCGGCTTGGCGATCCATTGCCGACTGCTCGCCCGAGGATAGGGCATGGTTGCTCGGAATCCCTCGCCCGATCCTTGATGAATTTGAGCGCGTACTTAACTAGTCATGGCCCCTGGTCTGACAAAACTGGTTCCACGCCCCGCTCCAAATGCCATCAATAGCGGTCTGTCGTCGCTCAAGGCGGCAACCTTGCTGAAAACACTCGGCCGCCCGCGGCCGAAGCTCACGAGCAACTGTGAACCCGTGACCAGCTCGGCCATGCGGAAGCGGATTGTGACCGAAGACGTGGGCCCATTTCGCGTCACGGGGCTGGACATTGCAGTTGACTCCCTGCGCCGGGTGTTCGACGACGTGAGGCGGGAGCGCCCCGATTTATATGACGCCGTCGGCAATATGGGAATGCTTTGCTGCCGGCTGGTGCGTGGCTCGGCGCACATTGCCAGTAACCATAGTTGGGGTACGGCAATTGACCTCACGTTCAATGGGGTTCTTGACCTGCGCGGCGATGACAAAGTTCAGATTGGCCTGCTGGCGATTTACCCGTTCTTCCATCGCCATGGGTGGTACTGGGGCGCGGAATTCAACACAGAGGACGGCATGCACTTCGAGCTCGCCGAAGAAACTTTCCGAAAGTTGGAGTCGGCGCGATGATGTCTCCAGACCTCAGTTTCATTGGCATTTTGGCCACGGTTATCGGGCTCGTTGGCTGGATGGTTAAATTGTCGGCTAAGCGAAGCGAGGCTATCACCGACCGGTTCTTACGCCACCTAGAAGATCAGAACAACAGCAATCAGCAACATCGGGTTGAGTTTCTGGCGGCGATCCGTGAGCACGCGGCGGCGATGTCTGAGATGGCGGCCCAACAGAAGGAAGTTGCTAGCAAGCTCAGCGATGTTGTGGTTCAGGTACGAGAGCTCGCCGAAGAAGTGACCCACCTGAAAGCTCGTCAAGGGACAGAACGTACTTAGGCGGAGTGACATGCCAAAGAAAATTCAAATTGTCACGAAGGACGCGAAGTTGGAGGGATTCAGCTTAGTTGGGAATCAGGTGATTGCGGAGATCCCCATTCCGGACGATTACGCAGGCAGGCTCGAAAACCTGTTCCGAATTGTCGATCGGTTTGATGGGGATGAAGGCGCAACCGACGGCGACATCGATTGCGAAGCCGCAATCCGAGCACGGGTACCAAAACAACTGCGGTTCGTTGAGAATCTCACTGGCAAGACCATCGACCTCGACCTTGATCTTGAAGTAAAGATCGTCTAGCGGGAGGCCCCCATCGCCCACCCGTGGGACAAGCGTCCAGACGAGAGCCCCAAAGCGTTCGCGGCCTTCCAGAGTTATTTGGAACTCGGGCCGCGGGCGCGTTCTTGCGACGCCGCCTACCGGAAACACAAAGGAAAGGAAAAGGGGGAAGCGAATTCGTCGTTTCGCGCCTGGTTCCAGCTGTTGGAGTGGGAGAAGCGAGCCCTTGCGTGGGATGCTCACATTGCCACACTTCGTCGGGCTGAACTTGAGAAAGTGCACCTTGAACAGGTTGAGGACTTTCATCAACGGCAACGAAAGAAGGCCCAGCTGAAGGATGCCCTGGTTGTCAAACTTGCGGGCAAGATCGGGAAGCGGATTGATGATCTGCAGGCCGATGAAATCGAAGTCAAAACCATTGCTCCGCTTCTGAGGGCCATTGCGCACCTCAGCGACTCCGCCACGAATTCGGAGGCAACCGCTTTGGGCATTGATGCTCTCGCTGAAATGCTTGAGGAGCCCGATTGAAATCCAAGCTCGCACGGATTTTTCAGAAACGGGCGGCCAAGTTGCTTCCGCTCTGCCGGCCGAAGTCGGAATCACCAGTTGAAGTCGAGGCCAAGGCGCTTGATTTTCGGGAGTTTGTCCGGACGGTGTACCCTCGGTATCAGTTCCGGCGGGTTCATAACGAGATTCTCAGCGCCCTCGATCAGCTCGAATCTGGCGAGATTCTGAACCCTCTGACGGGTCAACCCATTCGGCGCATGATGGTCATGGTTCCACCTCGGCACGGGAAAACGGAGCTGGTGTCCAAGTTATTCCCCGCGTGGTATCTGCGGACGCACCCGACGAAGTGGGTGGCGGTCATCTCCTACTCGGCGTCGCTCGCCTATTCCATCTCGAAGATCGCGCGCGGCTACTACACGCGAAGTGGGGGTCTGCTCGATCGCACGATGCGGGCCATCAAGCAGTGGTGTACCGAGCACATGGGTGGTTTATGGGCCTCAGGTGTTGGCGGCGAGGCGACCGGCAAAGGCTGGCACCGTGGAGTCATCGATGACCCGATCAAGAACGTTCAGGAAGCAACATCGGCGAGGTTCAAGACGAGGCTCCGCGAGTGGTACCAGGCGGTCTGGTCCACTCGGCAAGAAGAGGACCCCATCGAGATCATTGTTCAGACGCGCTGGGCGGACGATGACCTATGTGGGTGGCTCTTGGACGAAGAGCGACGGCAGATCGAGGAAGAAGGAATTGCCGACGGGTGGTACATCGTGTTTTTGCCGGCGATTTCCATGCCGGCTGACCAGGTGCCGGCGTGGCCATCCAGTTGTATAGCTCATCCGGAGTGGCGGGAGCCGGGCGAGGCCCTGGACCCTGAGAAGTACCCGATCGACAAGCTGGACCGGCTCCGCGTTCGAATAGGGGAGTTCTTTTTTCGTGCTCTTTATCAGCAGTGCCCGACCTCGCGCGGCGGCGACGTGTTCGACGTTCGCAAAATCGAGATTGTTGACGAGGTGCCGCGTGGCCTCAACAAGGCAAGGGCCTGGGACAAGGGAGCTACGCGCAACTC of Chthonomonas sp. contains these proteins:
- a CDS encoding M15 family metallopeptidase; the encoded protein is MAPGLTKLVPRPAPNAINSGLSSLKAATLLKTLGRPRPKLTSNCEPVTSSAMRKRIVTEDVGPFRVTGLDIAVDSLRRVFDDVRRERPDLYDAVGNMGMLCCRLVRGSAHIASNHSWGTAIDLTFNGVLDLRGDDKVQIGLLAIYPFFHRHGWYWGAEFNTEDGMHFELAEETFRKLESAR
- the terL gene encoding phage terminase large subunit, coding for MSKLFPAWYLRTHPTKWVAVISYSASLAYSISKIARGYYTRSGGLLDRTMRAIKQWCTEHMGGLWASGVGGEATGKGWHRGVIDDPIKNVQEATSARFKTRLREWYQAVWSTRQEEDPIEIIVQTRWADDDLCGWLLDEERRQIEEEGIADGWYIVFLPAISMPADQVPAWPSSCIAHPEWREPGEALDPEKYPIDKLDRLRVRIGEFFFRALYQQCPTSRGGDVFDVRKIEIVDEVPRGLNKARAWDKGATRNSGDHTAGVRMEGPDKHGFYYLCDLVRGQWEPYTRNQRILATAIMDGRGVPVFGPQDPGQAGVIDAEQFVELLAGFNAKCRPVSGAKLLRASPLAAQVNAGKVRMVRGMWNKAMLSEFQQFKGESGDTDDIVDAAADAFNELADMKLSGRRTFEVGGSR